In Streptococcus pneumoniae, the sequence AAGCTTGCTTCCGAAACCATCCAAAATAGCACGATTGAGCAGGAAGTTCTTGATATAACGACCATTGATGAAGAGGCTGATATAATTGCGGTTAGCCCGAGTCAACTCAGGCAAGGACACAAAACCTGAAATTTCGAAATCTAGGTCAGAGTTCTCAATTTCAATCATCTTCTTGGCACTGACCAAACCGTAAATCCCTGCGATTGCTTGGCGCAATTGACCAGTCCCTGCTGTCCGCGTCATTTCCTTGCCATCACTAATCAAGCTAAAAGAAATCTCAGGATGGGCCAAGCCCAGACGGTTGACAATATCAATGATATGAGACAACTCCGCTTGCTGGCTCTTCATATACTTGAGACGGGCAGGCGTGTTGAAAAAGAGATCCTCCACACAAACCTTGGTTCCCACAGGACTAGTCGCTGGGATGACTTCCTCAACTTCACCCCCACGCGCGACTAACTTGGTTCCATGACTAGCACCATCCACCGCCGTTAACAGAGTCAAGACACTAACAGACGCAATAGAAGGCAAGGCTTCACCACGAAAACCAAGCGTCCGAATCCGAAAGAGATCTGCTTGATTTTTTATCTTACTGGTCGCATGGCGACGCAGGGCCAACTCCACCTCATCGTGGGCAATTCCATGACCGTTATCCGTGATTTGAACCTTCTTGAGACCAGCTTCCTCAATCTCAATGATAATCTGACTAGAGCCCGCGTCAATGGCATTTTCTACCAACTCTTTAACCACACTGGCAGGACGTTCAATGACCTCCCCAGCTGCGATTTGGTTTGCCAGCATCTCTGGCAATTCAATAATATGAGACATCTTTCAGCCCCTTTCTGTATCTATTTTCCTAGAAATTAATTAGTGCTATTATACCATATTTCAGAAAGAACAGAAAAGCTCCACCACATAGGAGCCCAATCCCTCCACATAGACAAGGTTCCTTGCCATGGGCTATAAAATAGTGTTTAATAAGGATATACAGGAAGTGATCACAACCTTGTATAACTGAAAAGGAGAGAAAACTATGAAAGTAGAACTACAGATTAGTGAGACTTACGAGGAGGAAAAGCTGATTGTCCAAGCACCTCAGCCGACAGATAAAGTCCAGAAAGTCATCGAGTTCGCAGAAAATCTGGACCAAAGAGAAAAAATCAAAGGGAAAATCGATGATCAGGTCTATCTAGTTGAGATTGGCAAGATTCAGCGCTTCTATATCGAGAATCGGAAGGTTCTAGCAGAAACCGCGAGTCAGACCTACAGCATTGATTTGCGACTCTATCAGGTTCTTAAACTCTTGCCAACCAATTTTATCCAAATTTCCCAATCAGAAATCATCAATATCGATTCCATCTCTCACCTCAAGCTCACGCCAAACGGTCTGGTAGAAATTTTCTTGAAAAACGAAAGCTTCACCTACTCTTCACGCCGTTATCTAAAAACCATCAAGGAGAAATTAGAACTATGAAAAAACAAGTATTTCACGATGCAGCTGCCGGTGTTCTTATCGGCCTCATCCTCTCCATCCTCTTTTCACTCATTTATGCACCAAATACCTACGCACCACTAAATCCCTACTCTCTCATCGGCCAAGTGATGGATCAGCATCAGGTTCACGGTGCCCTGGTCTTGCTCTACTGCACACTTATCTGGGCAGCCATCGGTATGCTCTTCAACTTTGGCAACCGCTTATTCAGCCGTGACTGGAGCATGCTTCGTGCCACTCTGACTCATTTCTTCCTTATGCTGGCTGGCTTTGTCCCACTAGCAACTCTTGCTGGTTGGTTCCCTTTCCACTGGATTTTCTACCTCCAGCTCATTATCGAGTTTGCGATTGTCTATCTCATCATCTGGGCTATTCTCTATAAAAGAGAGGCTAAAAAAGTAGATCACATCAATCAACTCTTGGAGCATAGAAAATAGGAACCTCATAATAAGCAAATCCGAGAAAGAAACTTCTCGGTTTTTCTTTATCCTGCTGCACCTTACTATAGTGAAATCAAATAAGAACAGGATAAATCGATCAGGACAGTCAAATCGATTTCTAACAATGTTTTAGAAGCAGAGGTGTACTATTCTAGTTTCAATCTGCTATATCATAACAGTTATTTCAGATTTTCTTTGTAAATTTTCTATCTTTTTTCAAAATATTCTTGCATTTTTCCAAAATTTTTTGTAGAATATAGATTACATATACAGATTATTCTGAAAATTCAAAAAGGAGTATTTATCATGTCGCAAGCTATTTCCTTAAATCAATCAACCTGGGCAAGCAAGCTAAAAGCAATGGGACCTGGAATCCTAATGGCAACTGCCGCTGTTGGAGGTTCCCACATTGTATCCTCAACTCAAGCTGGCGGTTCTTACGGTTGGTCTCTACTTCTCTTGGTCATCTTAGCCAATGTCTTTAAATATCCATTTTTCCGTTTTGGTGCTGAATACACAGCTGATACTGGAAAGACTTTGGTTGAAGGTTATGCCGAAAAAGGAAAACTCTATCTCTGGATTTTCTTTATCCTCAATGTCTTTTCGGCTATGGTCAACACGGCTGGTGTTGCCATTCTGTGCTCAGCTATCATCGCCAGTGCCTTCCCAATGATTGGACTTAGCATTACTCAGTGGTCCCTCATTCTCGTTGCAATCATTTGGGCTATGCTACTCTTTGGAGGCTACAAACTTTTAGACGGCATGGTCAAATGGATTATGTCTGCCTTAACCATTGCGACTGTTCTGGCAGTTATCATAGCAGCGGTCAAGCATCCAGAATACAGTTCTGATTTTGTCGAGAAGACACCTTGGCAAATG encodes:
- a CDS encoding DUF3021 domain-containing protein, encoding MKKQVFHDAAAGVLIGLILSILFSLIYAPNTYAPLNPYSLIGQVMDQHQVHGALVLLYCTLIWAAIGMLFNFGNRLFSRDWSMLRATLTHFFLMLAGFVPLATLAGWFPFHWIFYLQLIIEFAIVYLIIWAILYKREAKKVDHINQLLEHRK
- a CDS encoding LytTR family DNA-binding domain-containing protein → MKVELQISETYEEEKLIVQAPQPTDKVQKVIEFAENLDQREKIKGKIDDQVYLVEIGKIQRFYIENRKVLAETASQTYSIDLRLYQVLKLLPTNFIQISQSEIINIDSISHLKLTPNGLVEIFLKNESFTYSSRRYLKTIKEKLEL